Proteins from a genomic interval of Bifidobacterium longum subsp. infantis ATCC 15697 = JCM 1222 = DSM 20088:
- a CDS encoding MDR family MFS transporter has protein sequence MTSQKNAELGSATSSVKPIDPHTRFIVVGVIVVGSFIALLNQTVMSPALPALMRDFNITTGTVQWVTSVYMLVSGIMVPISGYLIDKFSTRKLFAGALATFMVGTLLCAVAPNFMLLLVGRILQSAGSGVLLPLVAVVPMLVYPPDKRGTAMGLAGIVMAAGPAIGPVVGGLVIDSFGWRPMFIGIAVVALVILVGGTMMLKNVSELKNPKLNILSVILSTIAFGGLLYGFSSASTMVWSSPVVIISIVVGLVAFVAFVYKQVKLDEPLLRVDTLATRNFRNSVILVTLINAAVAATNVTLPIFIQNVLGQSATVTGMVMLPAAAVGIILSPVAGAAFDKFGPRGVGIGGLALMTISLGLLGTINTRTSVLFVAVFCALQASGQAIANMPINTWGVNALPNDMIAHGNAIANTGRQIAAAIATSLLVTAETSMTASHMSQGVKSATASGIAFSYLLCAAISLVALIICIFTVTSRAKEKAARNAKASEAQASAEVAAETTEGQPAEHHYAGAYVAPAASLFKQAQEQSIGGIMDDQPYSCLDSDDITHVVREFIRLNVSSLPVVNGDGRLVGFVSDGDVMKSIATYESRTVSTGTGSTMVVFDDETVTSKVQALSGKKVMDIATRKVVAATPDQHVGEVARILAKKQFKKLPVVDGDGRLVGVIRRKSVMEHAFDALFPKDDR, from the coding sequence GTGACCTCACAGAAAAACGCGGAACTCGGGTCCGCCACCAGTTCCGTAAAGCCTATTGATCCGCACACCCGATTCATCGTCGTGGGCGTGATCGTCGTCGGCTCGTTCATCGCGCTGCTCAACCAGACCGTCATGTCACCGGCCTTGCCGGCACTGATGCGTGATTTCAATATCACCACCGGCACCGTGCAGTGGGTGACCAGCGTCTACATGCTGGTCTCGGGCATCATGGTGCCGATTTCAGGCTATCTGATTGATAAATTCTCCACCCGAAAGCTCTTCGCCGGAGCTCTTGCCACTTTCATGGTCGGCACACTGCTGTGTGCCGTCGCGCCGAATTTCATGCTGTTGCTCGTCGGGCGCATACTGCAATCCGCCGGCTCCGGCGTGCTGTTGCCATTGGTCGCCGTAGTGCCGATGCTCGTCTATCCGCCGGATAAGCGCGGCACCGCCATGGGACTGGCCGGTATCGTCATGGCCGCCGGCCCGGCTATCGGCCCGGTTGTCGGTGGTCTGGTGATTGACAGTTTCGGATGGCGCCCGATGTTCATTGGCATCGCAGTCGTGGCACTGGTCATCCTTGTCGGAGGCACGATGATGCTCAAGAACGTCAGCGAGTTGAAGAACCCAAAGCTCAACATCCTGTCCGTGATCCTTTCGACCATCGCGTTCGGTGGCCTGCTTTATGGCTTCTCGTCCGCTTCCACGATGGTATGGAGCAGTCCGGTCGTCATTATCTCAATCGTCGTTGGTCTTGTGGCCTTCGTCGCATTCGTATACAAGCAAGTCAAGCTCGATGAGCCATTGTTGCGCGTTGATACCCTTGCCACCCGCAACTTCCGCAACTCCGTGATTCTGGTCACTCTGATCAACGCCGCAGTCGCCGCAACCAACGTGACGTTGCCTATCTTCATCCAGAATGTGCTCGGCCAATCCGCCACCGTCACCGGCATGGTCATGCTGCCCGCCGCGGCGGTCGGCATCATCCTGAGTCCGGTCGCCGGCGCCGCATTCGACAAATTCGGCCCTCGCGGCGTGGGCATCGGCGGCCTTGCGCTCATGACCATCTCTCTTGGTCTTCTCGGCACCATCAACACCAGGACATCAGTGCTGTTTGTCGCCGTGTTCTGCGCATTGCAGGCATCCGGTCAGGCTATCGCCAACATGCCGATCAACACTTGGGGCGTCAACGCTTTGCCGAACGACATGATCGCCCATGGAAACGCCATCGCCAACACAGGCCGCCAGATCGCGGCAGCCATTGCGACCTCGCTTCTGGTCACCGCAGAAACATCCATGACCGCCTCGCACATGTCCCAGGGTGTGAAGTCCGCCACGGCCAGCGGCATCGCGTTCTCCTACCTGCTGTGCGCCGCCATCTCGCTGGTCGCCCTGATCATCTGCATCTTCACCGTCACCAGCCGTGCCAAGGAGAAGGCCGCACGCAACGCCAAGGCCTCCGAGGCGCAAGCCTCCGCCGAAGTCGCGGCCGAAACCACTGAAGGCCAGCCCGCCGAGCATCACTACGCCGGCGCATACGTGGCCCCCGCCGCCTCCCTGTTCAAGCAGGCCCAGGAACAGTCCATCGGCGGAATCATGGACGATCAGCCCTACAGCTGCCTGGACAGCGATGACATCACGCATGTGGTGCGCGAGTTCATCCGCCTCAACGTCTCCAGCCTTCCCGTGGTGAACGGCGATGGCAGGCTCGTCGGCTTCGTCAGCGACGGCGATGTCATGAAATCGATTGCCACCTATGAATCCCGTACGGTTTCCACCGGCACCGGTTCGACGATGGTGGTGTTCGACGACGAAACCGTGACCTCCAAGGTGCAGGCGCTCTCCGGCAAGAAGGTGATGGACATCGCCACGCGCAAGGTCGTTGCCGCCACGCCCGACCAGCATGTCGGAGAGGTGGCCCGAATCCTCGCCAAGAAGCAGTTCAAGAAACTGCCGGTGGTGGATGGTGATGGCAGACTCGTCGGTGTGATCCGCCGTAAGTCCGTGATGGAACATGCCTTCGATGCGCTGTTCCCAAAGGATGATCGGTGA
- a CDS encoding phage holin has product MDDEETAGYLIPDRVYDVLKWVGLIALPALAVCVQTIGTAAGWTGTDLTVTILTALGTLVGALIGASRLKPDA; this is encoded by the coding sequence ATGGACGACGAAGAGACCGCGGGCTATCTCATTCCCGACCGCGTGTACGACGTGCTGAAATGGGTGGGCCTTATCGCGCTGCCGGCGTTGGCCGTGTGCGTGCAGACTATCGGCACCGCCGCGGGATGGACTGGCACCGACCTGACCGTCACCATCCTGACCGCACTGGGCACCCTCGTCGGCGCACTCATCGGCGCCAGCAGATTAAAGCCCGACGCATGA
- a CDS encoding FeoA family protein — protein sequence MDNTHARRFDGTVRRRTGERGTTMTLRDCPRAMRVVVDGIDLDERHRFRLCEIGLAPGAGLRVVQRGAFGGRVIAFGDERVAVDGATARAVRVRFTQDEHTQGDVA from the coding sequence ATGGATAATACGCATGCTCGCCGCTTCGATGGCACGGTGCGGCGTCGGACGGGGGAGCGCGGCACCACCATGACGCTGCGCGACTGCCCGCGCGCCATGCGCGTCGTCGTGGACGGCATCGACCTGGATGAACGGCACCGGTTCCGCCTCTGCGAGATCGGCCTGGCTCCGGGCGCGGGCCTGCGGGTCGTGCAGCGTGGCGCTTTCGGCGGGCGGGTCATCGCCTTCGGAGACGAACGCGTCGCGGTGGATGGCGCCACCGCGCGGGCCGTCCGCGTACGGTTCACGCAGGACGAACATACGCAAGGCGACGTTGCGTAA
- a CDS encoding GH25 family lysozyme: protein MDIKNKSKPSLVTRILAVVIALLLGVSPTTALADAGVDVSNWQGCVNAAALKADGADFLIAKVTEGNGYTDPVGDCNIQAAIDAGMYTGAYHFARPDLGNSPEAEADWFLSQTVGYRAQHVLPILGWEPGGAYNGWTWWAKRWLDRVHEVWGVKPLIYMSGSVVTSNDWSAVVAADYGLWLAAYPNGYAAETIREAGSPTWSTGQWPFAAVWQYTSSAYGGGIGPLDANTFYGDATTWAAYAGGNPAQPDGSAVDITPSGNTGGAATTPDAGSTGGCGSSCVTIQSGQTVSQFWSDWWNVTVPSGDPNRVHPGDVVCHNGDTTANGGSRTYVVQSGDYLSGIAARLGISWTQLTGYRSGNPSLIYPGEVLYY from the coding sequence TTGGACATCAAGAACAAGAGCAAGCCGAGCCTGGTAACGCGAATCCTCGCGGTCGTCATCGCCCTGCTGCTCGGCGTCTCGCCCACGACCGCTCTGGCGGATGCGGGCGTGGACGTGAGCAACTGGCAGGGGTGCGTGAACGCGGCCGCGTTGAAGGCGGACGGCGCGGACTTCCTGATCGCGAAGGTCACGGAGGGCAACGGGTACACGGATCCGGTCGGTGACTGCAACATCCAGGCGGCCATCGACGCGGGCATGTACACGGGCGCCTACCATTTCGCCCGCCCCGACCTCGGCAATTCGCCGGAGGCCGAGGCCGACTGGTTCCTGAGCCAGACGGTCGGCTACCGTGCGCAGCACGTGCTGCCGATCCTGGGCTGGGAGCCGGGCGGGGCCTACAACGGCTGGACGTGGTGGGCGAAGCGCTGGCTGGACCGCGTGCATGAGGTGTGGGGCGTCAAGCCGCTCATCTACATGTCGGGATCCGTCGTGACGTCGAACGACTGGAGTGCGGTGGTCGCCGCCGACTACGGCCTGTGGCTCGCAGCCTACCCGAACGGGTACGCGGCCGAGACCATCCGCGAGGCCGGGTCGCCGACGTGGAGCACGGGCCAGTGGCCGTTCGCCGCGGTCTGGCAGTACACCAGCTCCGCGTACGGTGGCGGCATCGGCCCGTTGGACGCGAACACGTTCTACGGGGACGCGACCACATGGGCCGCCTACGCCGGCGGGAACCCGGCGCAGCCCGACGGCAGCGCCGTGGACATCACACCCTCCGGCAATACGGGCGGAGCCGCCACGACGCCGGACGCCGGTAGTACGGGCGGCTGCGGCAGCTCCTGCGTGACCATCCAGAGCGGACAGACCGTCAGCCAGTTCTGGAGCGACTGGTGGAACGTGACCGTCCCGTCCGGTGACCCGAACCGCGTGCACCCGGGCGACGTGGTCTGCCACAACGGCGACACCACCGCCAACGGCGGGTCGCGCACGTACGTCGTGCAGTCCGGCGACTACCTGTCTGGCATCGCCGCGCGGCTCGGCATCAGCTGGACACAGCTCACCGGATACCGTTCCGGCAACCCGTCGCTCATCTATCCGGGCGAGGTCCTCTACTACTAG